The Arachis ipaensis cultivar K30076 chromosome B10, Araip1.1, whole genome shotgun sequence DNA window aacaatttttttttttccaatcaaaatacataaaaattagACGGCAGACGGGGTTAAGTAGTGGGTGGAAGGAAGCATGAGGGAGGAAATTCCGAAATTGGGCAAAGTTGATTGAAAGCTGCTTGCTTAATGCTTAGCTTGAACAATGCATAAACTATAAAGAAATATAGAAATACAATCCCGTGAGAAAGCAAAAcatgatataataaaaataataataagatgAGATTAGttagttgatgatgatgatgatgaattaaAATTGTCCGTGAATAATAACAATTATCTGGAATTTTCTCTATATAGTTTAATTTCCCCGCCGGGCTTGTTACAAGCAATAATTAATGAGAGTGGGGAGAAGGAAATTTTGGTTTTGCACTTTTCCCTTTGATGAGTTGTTATATATGCAAGAATGGAATGGGGggcaaaaaaggaaaaagaaaaaaaaaagaggtacgTTGAGGCGGTGAGGTCAGGCTTCAAGAAAGCCGGTCATCCGGAGAACGGAGTTGCGGACCTGACTTAGGTCTCTTCCTTTTAAGGTCCTTCCATGGCCTGTGCACACCGAGAACGCCATTTTCCCTCCTCCCACCACTCTTCTGGCCACCATCACGTGCGGCGGCaccatctcctcctcctcctgaCTTGAATCTTTCAATGACCTCATCGTCAGCCGCCTGCTCTCCGGGATGTTCACCGGCAACGACCTATTATCAGCACTGCTGCTTCCGACCGGATGTaccttgttgttgttcttcttcttcttgttcttgttgttaTTGTGATCCCAGCTGGAGGCTTGGACTTGGTGCTGGTTGGCGAATACAACATCGGATTCGTGGAGTTCGTCTGCCATCTGAAGGTGAGGTGtgagaattgaaagagaaagaaTTGGTATTGGGAATGAAACAGTGAATAGAGGTGGGATTGGAGGATTATTTATATATACACACAAGAGTAATAAGAATGGAGAGAGAAAGAATAGAATAGGGATGAGTTTGAGCATTGAGTGTGTTGTGTTGTTAGATGGCGTCACCGTAAAGGCGTTCATTGCGGTCCCCgcattttcttctctctctctcttctctaatTATTTTTCTCTCTATGCCTATAAGTaacttgaataaaaaaaaaataaggagcTAATGGAATATTTTATATTTGTAATAGAGGTTTATGAAGTATTAAAAGtataattattagtgttattTTTTTCATCAGTTGAAGTTTTTGGGATGggtggtatcatgacatgataTTAGAGCTCTAGATCTGAAAGGTCAAtagttcgatccttggtgaatCCGAAAATTAGTTTAAGTTTTTTGGGAAGAtgtggttattctagatagtatgggagatgttcattttgtaactcatataCCCATTATGGATAGTATTATGGATTATTAGATGAATTTATATATTTGATTAAATATGTTCGATTAATTATCTAAAAATTCACAATGTCATTTTTATGTAAAGATGTTATCATGTGagtattttcttaaaataaaacatgaaaaaattaTAGACTTGTTATAAAAAATTTGACTAGTTCCAttactttttatttgattaaacCTAATAAACAACATGCGtgtttttaagtttattttttttcGTACAtactatatattaattaaaaaatggtgaaaactcatgtaaagtcgacttcacgtgaagttgatacttaaGAATCATTAGATAAGTTgatacgtgaagtcgactgcacttgaGTTTTCACCTTAAAAAATACTTTAGCTGGTTTTGATGTTAGTGAGTTAAGAAAACATACATctatttatttaaaaagaatGTATTCACATGCtaaaattgattttatttaaACATGTCTTAGATTTAATGGTAAATAAAATGGAgataaatgaaatttaaaatgaattaGATCTATAATTTAATAACAGTTTAGCACtaacttatctttttcaaattacattattgaagaaaaaaaaattgttctatTATTTTGTGTTGGGGTCCCACCCGTGTTTTAATATTGTGTTTTCCTTTTCTTGCAATTAACTAGTAGCTTGTCTTGTCTGTGTAGTTAAACGGCATTTTTAATTGACACCGCTCGGCTAATCTTTCACGGCTTCCTCCACGCCATACATTTTATTCATTctctattttgtttttgtttttttttttaatgtttttcacttttttattAAATTCACGTTTTTCTTTACTTTCCATAAACCCTTGCAGGGTCTCTATTTCCGTCTTCATTCATAGTTATCCATATCCATTGCATTTTCTTTTACGTGTGTGGTATC harbors:
- the LOC107621696 gene encoding uncharacterized protein LOC107621696 yields the protein MNAFTVTPSNNTTHSMLKLIPILFFLSPFLLLLCVYINNPPIPPLFTVSFPIPILSLSILTPHLQMADELHESDVVFANQHQVQASSWDHNNNKNKKKKNNNKVHPVGSSSADNRSLPVNIPESRRLTMRSLKDSSQEEEEMVPPHVMVARRVVGGGKMAFSVCTGHGRTLKGRDLSQVRNSVLRMTGFLEA